In one window of Candidatus Eisenbacteria bacterium DNA:
- a CDS encoding sensor histidine kinase: MRSALVRYLPIAALIAAVSVLHYATDPSAHRLHDIYRRLYYLPIILAAFAGGVRGGTLAAIAVCVVYWPHAFGHYTHDPGRPAEKILEMVLYVVVGGVTGLLVSREAATKERLRKTADSLQETLREKERMEEELIRSARLAAVGKLSAGLAHEIRNPLTSIKASAELLADDFPAGHPKRDLLGTLVREAVRLNGVLTRFLSFAKPLPMKERDLDPLEGIAEVIALLRGRRDDDDETPIRFREPEGPLPRVKGDPEQIRQVLLNVLLNALQASGEGGRVDVFASHIKESGRIEIVVEDDGPGFSREALENLFTPFFTTKDEGTGLGLAISHRIVESHGGRIRASNREGRGARIVIELPAGESRFLDN; encoded by the coding sequence ATGCGGAGCGCGTTGGTTCGCTATCTTCCGATCGCGGCGCTGATCGCGGCGGTGTCGGTGCTGCACTATGCGACCGATCCGTCCGCGCATCGTTTGCACGATATCTACCGCCGTTTGTACTACCTGCCGATCATCCTCGCTGCGTTCGCGGGCGGGGTCCGCGGAGGGACGCTCGCCGCGATCGCGGTCTGCGTCGTCTACTGGCCGCACGCGTTTGGACACTACACGCACGACCCGGGCCGTCCCGCGGAGAAGATTCTGGAGATGGTCCTCTACGTCGTGGTCGGCGGCGTGACCGGTCTTCTCGTGAGCCGCGAGGCGGCGACGAAGGAGCGGCTCCGAAAGACCGCCGACTCGCTTCAGGAAACGCTTCGCGAAAAAGAGAGAATGGAAGAGGAGTTGATTCGTTCGGCGAGGCTCGCCGCGGTCGGCAAGCTCTCCGCCGGACTCGCGCACGAGATCCGAAACCCGCTCACGTCGATCAAGGCGTCCGCCGAGCTTCTCGCGGATGACTTTCCCGCGGGCCATCCGAAGCGCGATCTTCTGGGCACGCTCGTCCGGGAGGCGGTCCGCCTGAACGGCGTCCTCACGCGCTTCCTCTCGTTCGCGAAGCCGCTCCCGATGAAGGAGAGGGATCTCGATCCACTCGAGGGGATCGCCGAGGTGATCGCGCTCCTTCGCGGGCGAAGGGACGACGATGACGAGACGCCGATCCGCTTTCGGGAGCCGGAGGGGCCCCTGCCGCGCGTGAAGGGAGATCCGGAGCAGATCCGGCAGGTGCTTCTCAACGTGCTCCTCAACGCGCTCCAGGCGTCGGGCGAGGGAGGACGGGTGGACGTGTTCGCTTCGCACATCAAGGAATCGGGCCGGATCGAGATCGTCGTGGAGGACGACGGTCCCGGCTTCTCGCGCGAAGCGCTCGAGAACCTCTTCACCCCCTTCTTCACGACGAAGGACGAGGGGACCGGGCTCGGCCTCGCGATCTCGCACCGGATCGTCGAGTCGCACGGCGGGCGGATCCGCGCGTCGAACCGAGAGGGGAGAGGCGCGCGGATCGTGATCGAGCTTCCGGCGGGCGAATCTCGCTTCCTCGACAATTGA